The following proteins are co-located in the Besnoitia besnoiti strain Bb-Ger1 chromosome Unknown contig00007, whole genome shotgun sequence genome:
- a CDS encoding uncharacterized protein (encoded by transcript BESB_072470), translated as MMRGGAPAPSPTPHAGTLYCPNPAAKFLEALKSNMEMPRPGVTLDDFPFFPLPPANSSVYTDVVITIHPLGPTSARLEVWNPKQQAYPVLLLWISLLIRPGTPPNRFAVRVSSRLLRTEASRILVGAALSSAAVHPLFAAYNHLVVRLPSDSATGSGSDKDFETYWLEKQPPRFAPPVQPAPIWRPNSAPSLWKAEQQWAPEGSFAGTGTPAPVDPRYLSGSAAGVTNPHFASASPLTAPVQPFHGVSGVRPAGVYPYVGAAAVEREQAPVRERSILQYIDEVARVSSGAQAYGGGGRSALELASFLRAANGDRPAGAEGTHYPTYASLPQPGLHVPARPAHGAVAPVDTAGVPQRTELDLDGHLRDIQETFEGVPEAWVTGRSGLRKRQAASRVPPAASPEGLPTVRILDAGSPRAWTPCFPAEGELAASPPLPPSSAQASHAGLTHGPSLKPRQGRGCSALSPGENAGRGRHAEYAATSADDGRGAAGEGRPPGGDDVCSVADAAVPESRSSPPRCKRESKGAQPGGRATYGDEQPRTPASSSDFSFGKRRGFNDGAHDFSSLEDGSKDAKDDDEWTSFERARLRWLRRRKGEEDDDDDDSMFDDDDEKLDAVTLPSPFFLDHLQRMQEKEERLRSRIQALNAAVPTDHRRRAFDQLFGKWKKSAKPTLSNAVDDLVDQLLYTIPAGTRLAGKASKARRLRTTKASDDDEDEGGVRGRLRFFEDLSEKLEAKQRKERDRERRKQKVYPNSKEVKSALGQDLLSRRRKKLQDESDGGLARSSVAGSADDTLGGSGPAGGDTKTARSPSLARPPSQVIFAAPLVTPSPRAEAAGGDATKMGLSPALDLSSLNREAAKAQDKHMFFPDARKLVAVRFSTSPERLASAAELAPSAPAEPPAIGGSPQPFAPTAGLVSSAATTPRPSMFASTRSCLAPSTFMAAARESSAGAGSLTAQGYQAAHRLLDRFNSATSSVGAADSLQASGPSNSVKLFDEPRVGAAFPGDTEEESARAWEGSDGDLGSRDVSARGHRQDSASIHSRMDSGRTARHHPLVTISPPTTSHSSHCRLSLSSSTSASSASSAKSSSRAKSTSSRGFAGRGTRCVKRAFETPPLCSLPSSSVSPSSSDSRKFYSPGALLNPLPIVPYADSTPLSTSSLLSFLPDIPPASPAERRSCERAAASLSRAEDRDEEVDAWDTLSSRAEDPGFQMPSRFAVRSTVAGNSLMSMATRRVSGNAPRSSCSLSSRRRGLRLFQPSAIHLQCPPSLPSSPSSSRERVSSLASLPSLPPEPLPEPGDRAPSRDASVMSPRRFRGCARSPSLTSAASVAYATLPSPSSPRFSVSLSARLTRQTYSKFRSSSSSPCLSARERSSAWLRARSLPGFSSCLFSSDLIVSHFASSSLLHATCAGRRSRRRTLSVSRGAGTGDSQVDGDQPPSKRAFSAVLEPVATHGAEPPAKKDLAASGTSAGGAKAQPKQASGRAKSPAGAQVKPPGAAQESQTQSPQKKAAPASASGKAQDGAQPTSAAKQAAKPVSAQKQEVTKVATSRKPSAAPPGSPERPTGSAAKTGGPAGKAKAAAGEELQFLETSSSGFLSRLFSSMAILDGDEQYEPVRQRAARPQGSPDASQPPATRPDAGAECGEPTGASKAGEKAADSGDPLVASKASPARRPSPNKAKEPAKGQAKKPPGPPPPTGKRPTPEKAPAEARAESRNPSPQRDKAGKVQGLDAVKNLRAAQPLKQGGEGRADGGQDAKGAHPANKPSDRPIADAKQPIAEQRRRQLEEMRQQRDAEIERRKMAARQKKLPPKKKPPPAKKGRPPLTSPQKPVSSAETQLGVADVAAASSSRGKHDSKPSREPSVKKSTTTTAGSLPSRSASRLTSPRRSLTSKSSAAKRNFSSQNRLSSSPVCTSVRGGESSASRAKSVFAGEPGTSPQAPSKAATPPPASTSSEPSASLTAPPAPVISPTSTTQSTAPVPPPPAPKPSPPPADTTPKSPQKKAGPKPCDLPPKGLVNTLHRRNVFLSADDAVSSCLFGISGFLTEMTLRPKEAAELFKGVEGEQKRREMKEKTKMLVEALESVADDVGLRYYEKLDELKNAAADLAEALGQHESSREEKEDDGAAQSDKETTARGYRRSADARRGHSAEKRSKGDGKTMEATVHRGRVPMPAEKRKELADFCELQTADLTIEQMSERADAALARCVTVILTESLRATRRACLIVGDNSNLHEKLPSVPTRMAPRAPEEVEDTVTSAVVQWSVLRKRIEKETKQLEEEGFSDASTEPTTRRSSRYRSQTSSSSKKKKKGHALLCEISDALKSPSASERRRAFRTLEKMLRHCLEKGKREFCSFGDDYMGPSPFERDVAMYRAIERNNILRQLREICLSGKIKSEAWDDDVSSSEEDEDPSEISCRRGPHADLDGHTLSVTTEEGGGRVVSVKKGIFENDVPVDDKLRGDVCVTMDGNKKVVSVRKGANDVSLSSLAAASSAYPPAAGSARGRGRNSQGRSARFQEDRHDNKRAGILKHSQAPYHPPLGELLKQPVVPTNSNVYQIAAHAAEIVTPPRSDAGAPLSPSDQLPQSRDNPMRRGAQPQAAEFDLEDSLRNADVGERSRVAESQSQKASTPVSGCARFDDESTGTVMPETRAPAHWKEEEGSAATHANKASSLHMQPRSRQPSVFSDVSGVSGLSEHRLPTQLRLDLLDEKKRLKREQKALQKRASESTSPELQRRSPSRSRSAVQPPSNTLSDPNKVQNTHKGRRTSGLWFQYTDEKRQGFKFAREDASKASEFLLLNLPPGQHGASAQASHLRLTTSRLRSRTSPSRAPGGASRGAGGGQAGRGKPRSHSASKYGPQRGPTVVDERRIVNLKIIDPLEFKPPPKNKKLADTDWAKYGRPAPRIAREQREQLKPQVTADEDLDAFDWALDKIYRVVVGGHPDDEKQEQKEGDEASPENAQPGDLAPQISVTAASPAGSNSGDSPPLPKSPKALQEQKLLASAGETAFGKFGRPAVPRRTPRAAAEPAFPTRQATLKLVSSKPLDLSKVHNRHKQAPVPRLSPEELKELELDGLDDDGSPPSATPLLKKAGPQTKGGLRPSPIAPPGVCLPSPRAERAMIHDLKQGIKRGEEAFLVVGRAADPRVLDKAKREGRHIDEVTAVVRIQSMWRKRREKSQKQASDAAGAVQKKQVKYSDEKNLKQTREEVKAKVCSTVKSAEEKVEEQKDKDDYVRVPIQVLHQLREEISSAEASACPQLYEIPGYPGVKGNFEGLWHIWMAQRQRDLQHEATMIDSVLEKSDTSYTLPRAALPQLDISGSSVACAAAPALWEPLPTEDLMTHRYEACPGAPPGVGVEDPMAHMHGPSAYRVTLMKNDAAARGAAACYPGASGYGNPQLAYDVVRIPDTECFDEINEQRRNSLLESGSGMTAYPVLAVPLSEVSKDKLGKTGVTQDNTFVLFPYGEDATQCGFQKRAFYADEMHRSFDTFWDQMKANDVFCNRS; from the exons ATGAtgcggggaggcgcgcccgcaccgTCACCGACGCCTCATGCAGGCACCCTGTACTGCCCAAATCCTGCGGCGAAATTCCTCGAGGCGCTCAAGTCGAATATGGAGATGCCTCGCCCAGGCGTAACCCTCGACGATTTCCCCTTTTTCCCGCTTCCGCCCGCAAACTCTTCGGTGTACACGGACGTAGTGATAACGATACACCCGCTGGGGCCGACTTCAGCACGTCTCGAAGTCTGGAATCCCAAACAGCAGGCGTACCCCGTGCTTCTTCTTTGGATCTCGCTCCTT ATCAGGCCAGGCACTCCCCCGAACCGCTTTGCCGTCCGGGTGTCTTCGCGCCTGCTTCGCACAGAGGCGTCGCGGATTCTTGTTGGtgcggcgctctcttccGCAGCTGTTCATCCGCTGTTTGCGGCGTATAATCACCTCGTTGTGCGACTCCCGTCAGACAGCGCCACAGGCAGTGGCAGCGACAAAGACTTCGAGACATACTGGCTAGAGAAACAGCCTCCACGATTCGCTCCCCCGGTCCAGCCCGCGCCGATTTGGCGGCCTAAttcagcgccttcgctctgGAAGGCCGAGCAACAGTGGGCTCCAGAAGGATCCTTCGCAGGAACCGGCACCCCGGCTCCAGTTGACCCT CGATATCTgagcggctccgcggcaggGGTCACAAACCCTCACTTcgcttcggcctcgccgctgaCTGCGCCGGTGCAGCCGTTCCACGGTGTCTCAGGGGTTCGTCCTGCGGGTGTTTATCCGTATGTCGGGGCAGCGGCAgtggagagagagcaagcgccggtcagagagagaagcatcTTGCAGTACATTGACGAAGTCGCTCGCGTTTCTTCAGGCGCGCAAGCGTATGGCGGAGGTGGCCGTAGCGCTCTCGAACTCGCCTCCTTTCTACGCGCAGCCAATGGGGACAgacccgccggcgccgagggaaCACACTACCCGACCTACGCGTCCCTCCCCCAGCCCGGTCTCCACGTGCCCGCCCGGCCTGCGCACGGCGCCGTGGCACCGGTCGATACTGCAGGGGTGCCACAGCGGACAGAACTG GACCTGGATGGCCATCTCAGGGATATCCAGGAGACGTTTGAGGGAGTGCCCGAAGCTTGGGTGACGG GTCGCTCCGGGCTGCGGAAGCGTCAGGCGGCCAGTCGGGTCccgcccgctgcctcgcccgaGGGCCTTCCGACGGTCCGCATCCTCGACGCCGGGTCTCCGCGGGCGTGGACGCCGTGTTTtcccgccgagggcgagttggctgcctcgccgccgcttccgccttcgtcggcgcaggcgagccacGCCGGCTTGACACACGGGCCTTCGCTCAAGCCCCGACAggggcgcggctgctccgCTCTGTCGCCTGGAGAGAACGCCGGGCGAGGGCGTCACGCGGAATACGCGGCGACTtccgcagacgacggcagaggcgcggcaggcgaggggcggccgccgggaggcgacgacgtgTGCTCAGTCGCAGATGCCGCGGTGCCTGAGTCAcggtcgtcgccgccgcgctgtaAAAGGGAATCGAAAGGCGCCCAGCCAGGTGGGCGTGCAACCTACGGGGACGAGCAACCCCGGACCCCGGCGAGCTCCTCGGATTTCTCCTTCGGGAAGCGGCGAGGCTTCAACGACGGCGCCCATGACTTTTCGTCCCTCGAGGATGGAAGCAAAGATGCGAAGGACGACGATGAATGGACATCGTTCGAGCGAGCTCGGCTTCGGTGGCTGAGGCGCCggaagggggaggaggacgacgatgacgacgacTCGATGTttgacgacgacgacgagaagcTAGATGCAGTgacgctgccgtcgccgttcTTTCTGGATCACCTGCAGCGGATgcaagagaaggaggagcgcCTCCGGTCTCGAATCCAGGCGCTCAACGCAGCAGTGCCTACGGAtcaccggcggcgcgccttcgatCAGCTTTTCGGTAAGTGGAAGAAGTCTGCCAAGCCGACGCTCAGCAATGCCGTCGACGACCTCGTTGACCAGCTGCTGTATACGATCCCGGCGGGCACTCGCCTGGCGGGGAAAGCAAgcaaggcgcgccgcctgcggacgaCTAAGGCGAGTGATGACGATGAGGACGAGGGCGGGGTGCGAGGCCGCCTGCGGTTCTTCGAAGACCTCTCCGAGAAACTGGAGGCCAAACAGAGAAAggagcgcgaccgcgaaCGACGAAAGCAAAAAGTATACCCCAACTCGAAGGAAGTAAAGTCTGCGCTAGGGCAGGACTtgctctcgcgtcgccggaagaagctgcaggaTGAATCCGACGGCGGCCTAGCGAGAAGCAGTGTTGCAGGCTCCGCAGACGATACTCTCGGGGGCTCCGGCCCCGCGGGAGGAGATACAAAGACCGCGCGAtcgccttcgctcgcgcgaCCGCCTTCTCAGGTGATCTTTGCAGCTCCTCTCGTCaccccttcgccgcgcgccgaggctgccggcggcgacgcgacgaaAATGGGCCTGTCGCCCGCCCTGGACTTGTCGTCGCTGAACCGCGAAGCGGCCAAGGCGCAGGACAAACACATGTTTTTTCCAGACGCGCGAAAGCTCGTAGCGGTGCGTTTCTCGACCTCGCCGgagcggctggcgagcgctgcagaactcgcgccgtccgcgcctgcggagccgCCTGCTATCGGCgggtcgccgcagccgtttgcgccgacggcgggtCTCGTTagctccgcggcgaccaCGCCCAGGCCGTCGATGTTCGCCTCCACGAGATCCTGCCTGGCGCCGTCGACCTTCatggcagcagcgcgtgagAGCTCCGCTGGAGCGGGCAGTTTGACGGCGCAGGGCTACCAGGCGGCGCACCGGCTCTTGGATCGCTTTAACTCTGCCACCTCGTCTGTCGGCGCTGCAGATAGCCTGCAGGCGTCTGGACCGTCAAATTCGGTCAAACTGTTCGATGAACCGCGCGTGGGGGCCGCGTTTCCAGGCGacacagaggaggagagtgcgAGAGCCTGGGAGGGGAGCGACGGAGATCTTGGGTCGCGGGACGTCTCAGCTCGCGGACATCGGCAGGACTCAGCGAGCATTCACTCCCGTATGGACTCGGGAAGGACGGCGCGACACCACCCACTGGTGACGATATCGCCGCCGACCACGTCTCATTCCTCTCACTGTCGTTTGTCGTTGTCTTCGTCCACCTCAGCGTCCTCAGCCTCCTCGGCTAaatcctcctctcgcgcgaagAGTACCTCGTCACGAGGCTTCGCTGGGCGGGGGACGCGCTGCGTGAAACGTGCCTTCGAAACGCCTCCTCTTTGCTCTTTGCCTTCATCTTCAGTCAGTCCTTCCTCGTCAGACAGCCGGAAGTTTTACAGCCCCGGCGCCTTGCTGAACCCCCTGCCGATCGTTCCCTACGCAGATTCAACTCCGTTATCGACGTCGTCCCTTCTGTCCTTCCTCCCCGACATCCCGCCAgcttcgcctgcagagcgCCGGTCCTGcgagcgggcggcggcctcgctgtcgaGGGCAGAGGACCGAGACGAAGAGGTCGATGCGTGGGATACCTTGTCTTCGCGAGCCGAGGATCCTGGGTTTCAGATGCCAAGCAGGTTTGCGGTGCGATCCACAGTGGCTGGGAACTCGCTGATGTCTATGGCTACAAGGAGGGTTTCCGGCAATGCTCCGCGGTCGTCGTGCTCGCTGTCTTCACGGCGACGTggtctccgcctcttccaGCCTTCAGCTATCCACCTTCAGTGTCCTCCGTCGCTCCCTagttcgccttcctcgagtCGGGAGAGGGTCTCCTCTCTTGCCAGTCTtccgtctctgcctcctgaGCCCCTGCCGGAGCCGGGCGACCGCGCTCCGAGCAGGGATGCCTCCGTGATGTCTCCTCGCCggttccgcggctgcgctcggTCTCCCTCGTTGACTTCCGCTGCTTCCGTCGCTTATGCGACGTtgccctcgccttcgtctccacGCTTTTCTGTGTCGCTATCTGCGCGATTGACTCGCCAAACCTACTCCAAGTTTCGTTCTTCAAGCTCGTCTCCGTGCCTCTCTGCACGCGAGCGCAGCTCAGCGTGGCTCCGCGCGAGGTCACTTCCTGGTTTTTCCTCTTGTCTGTTTTCGTCCGACTTGATCGTCTCGCAtttcgcgtcctcttctctgctccaCGCCAcctgcgcagggcgacgctcgcgtcgccgcacgctGTCTGTGTCGCGTGGAGCCGGCACTGGCGACTCGCAGGTGGACGGAGACCAGCCCCCAAGCAAGCGGGCGTTCTCGGCCGTCCTCGAGCCCGTCGCGACGCAtggcgcggagccgccagcgaagaagGACTTGGCTGCATCCGGAACAAGCGCCGGtggggcgaaggcgcagcccAAGCAGGCGAGTGGGCGAGCGAAatcgcctgcgggcgcacAAGTCAAGCCGCCAGGAGCGGCCCAGGAGAGCCAGACGCAGTCGCCCCaaaagaaggcggcgcccgcgtctgcgtctggcAAGGCTCAGGACGGTGCGCAGCCGACGAGTGCAGCCAAGCAAGCCGCGAAGCCCGTGTCTGCGCAGAAGCAAGAGGTGACCAAGGTCGCGACTTCGCGCAAGCCttcggccgcgcctcccggaAGTCCTGAGCGCCCTACCGGGTCTGCTGCGAAGACGGGAGGGCCAGCGGGCAAGGCGaaagcagccgcaggcgaggagctcCAGTTCCTGGAAACGAGTTCTTCAGGCTTTTTGTcgcgtcttttctcctcgATGGCGATCCTGGATGGAGACGAGCAATACGAGCCGGTGCGCCAGAGGGCAGCTAGGCCCCAGGGGAGCCcagacgcctcgcagccccCCGCGACTCGACCGGACGCAGGAGCCGAGTGCGGCGAACCCACAGGTGCCTCAAAAGCCGGGGAGAAGGCTGCTGACTCTGGAGACCCCCTGGTTGCTTCGAAGGCGAGCCCAGCTCGCCGTCCGTCACCCAACAAGGCAAAGGAGCCTGCGAAAGGCCAGGCCAAGAAGCCCCCGGGGCCTCCCCCGCCTACGGGGAAGCGGCCGACTCccgagaaggcgcctgcggaggctcGGGCGGAATCTCGAAACCCGTCGCCCCAACGCGACAAGGCAGGCAAGGTGCAGGGGCTAGATGCCGTGAAGAACCTacgcgctgcgcagcctctgaagcaggggggagagggaCGCGCAGACGGGGGTCAGGACGCCAAAGGAGCGCACCCAGCCAACAAGCCTAGCGACCGACCGATTGCCGATGCGAAGCAGCCGATCGCGgagcagagacggcggcagctcgaggagatgcggcagcagcgagatgCAGAGATCGAGCGCAGAAAGATGGCAGCcaggcagaagaagctgcctccgaagaaaaagccgccgccagcgaagaaAGGCAGACCGCCTTTGACGTCGCCCCAGAAGCCGGTATCCTCCGCGGAGACCCAGCTAGGAGTGGCGGATGTAGCGGCTGCATCGTCGTCTCGGGGCAAACACGACTCAAAGCCATCGCGGGAGCCTTCTGTGAAGAAGTCGACGACCACGACGGCAGGGAGTCTTCCCTCCCGGTCTGCGTCGCGACTCACGTCTCCTAGGAGAAGCTTGACGTCCAAGTCGTCGGCGGCGAAACGGAACTTTTCTTCGCAGAACCGCCTCTCTAGCTCTCCTGTTTGCACATCAGTGCGGGGAGGAGAGAGCTCCGCCAGTCGGGCAAAGTCCGTGTTTGCAGGCGAGCCCGGAACATCGCCCCAAGCACcctcgaaggcggcgaccccCCCGCCGGCCTCCACTTCAAGCGAGCCGTCAGCTTCCCTTACGGCTCCACCCGCGCCGGTGATATCGCCGACGTCTACTACTCAGAGCACCGCGCCggtgccgcccccccccgcgccgaaaccttcgccgccgcctgccgatACGACGCCGAAATCGCCTCAGAAGAAAGCTGGTCCAAAGCCGTGCGACCTGCCCCCCAAGGGGTTAGTGAATACCTTGCATCGGAGAAatgtttttctctccgccgacgacgccgtgTCCAGTTGCCTCTTCGGCATATCCGGCTTCCTCACCGAGATGACCCTCCGGCCGAAGGAAGCGGCTGAGCTCTTCAAGGGGGTCGAAGGAGAGCAGAAAAGGAGGGAAATGAAAGAGAAGACAAAGATGCTTGTTGAGGCCCTCGAGTCGGTGGCAGACGATGTGGGGCTGCGATACTACGAGAAACTCGACGAGCTGAAGAACGCGGCCGCTGacctcgcagaggcgctaGGGCAACACGAGTCGTCGAgggaagagaaggaggatGACGGCGCTGCACAATCCGACAAGGAGACGACAGCGAGGGGCTACAGAAGAAGCGCCGATGCTCGACGTGGGCActctgcagagaaaagatCCAAGGGAGATGGCAAGACAATGGAAGCGACCGTGCACAGAGGCCGCGTGCCAATGCCGGCAGAGAAACGCAAGGAACTGGCGGATTTCTGCGAGCTGCAGACTGCTGACCTGACGATTGAACAGATGTCTGAGAGA gcagacgcagcgctcGCGAGATGCGTGACGGTGATTCTGACGGAgtctctgcgggcgacgcggcgcgcctgcctcatCGTAGGGGACAACTCGAATCTCCACGAGAAGCTGCCTTCGGTGCCTACGCGcatggcgccgcgcgctccggAGGAAGTCGAAGACACGGTCACGTCTGCGGTTGTTCAG TGGTCTGTCCTCCGGAAGCGCATCGAGAAGGAAACCAAGCAGCTGGAAGAGGAGGGATTCAGCGACGCGTCGACAgagccgacgacgcgccggtCTAGCCGGTACCGCAGCCAGACGAGCTCCTCttcgaagaagaaaaagaagggtCACGCGTTGCTCTGCGAAATTTCGGATGCGCTCAAGTCCCCCTCGGCATctgagcgacgccgcgcgttcAGGACTCTAGAGAAAATGCTGCGCCACTGCTTGGAGAAGGGGAAACGCGAGTTCTGCTCTTTCGGCGACGACTATATGGGGCCGTCTCCGTTCGAGAGAGATGTGGCGATGTATCGCGCCATTGAGCGCAACAACATTttgcgccagctgcgcgagatCTGCCTGTCAGGCAAAATCAAGTCTGAGGCGTGGGACGACGACGTGAGCtcgagcgaggaggacgaggaccCCAGCGAAATCAGCTGCCGCAGGGGCCCTCATGCCGACCTCGACGGCCACACGCTGTCCGTGACgacagaggaaggaggaggccgcgtcGTGTCGGTAAAGAAAGGCATTTTCGAG AACGATGTTCCCGTCGATGACAAGCTTCGCGGTGACGTGTGCGTCACAATGGACGGCAACAAGAAAGTGGTTTCTGTCCGCAAGGGCGCCAACGACGTCTCTCTGTCGAGCTtggccgcggcgtcttcggcgtaTCCGCCCGCAGCTGGGAGTGCACGGGGCAGAGGACGAAACTCACAAGGCCGCTCCGCACGTTTCCAGGAAGACAGACATGATAACAAGCGGGCAGGCATCCTCAAGCACTCGCAGGCTCCCTACCATCCCCCCCTGGGAGAGCTTCTGAAGCAGCCCGTCGTGCCAACGAATTCTAACG TGTATCAAATTGCCGCCCACGCTGCGGAGATcgtgacgccgccgcggtctgacgcgggcgcgcctttATCTCCTTCGGAtcagctgccgcagagcaGAGACAATCccatgcgcagaggcgcgcagccgcaagcGGCAGAATTCGATTTAGAGGACTCGCTGCGCAATGCCGACGTGGGCGAGAGGAGCAGGGTCGCCGAATCTCAATCGCAAAAAGCGTCGACGCCCGTGAGTGGCTGTGCCCGTTTCGACGACGAAAGCACCGGAACAGTGATGccggagacacgcgcgcctgctcactggaaggaggaagaagggtCCGCCGCGACCCATGCCAACAAGGCCAGCAGTCTTCACATGCAGCCACGCTCGCGGCAGCCCTCGGTGTTCAGCGACGTCTCCGGTGTCTCTGGCCTCTCCGAGCACCGACTCCCCACGCAGCTTCGTTTAGATCTCCTCGATGAGAAAAAGCGGCTGAAGAGAGAGCAaaaggcgctgcagaaacGGGCCAGCGAGAGCACAAGCCCCGAGCTTCAGCGCCGCTCACCGTCGAGATCGCGCTCGGCAGTCCAGCCTCCGTCAAACACTCTCAGCGACCCAAACAAAGTCCAGAATACACACAAAGGAAGAAGGACTTCCGGGTTGTGGTTTCAGTACACTGACGAGAAACGACAAG GCTTCAAATTTGCGAGGGAGGACGCTTCGAAGGCATCCGAGTTCCTTCTCCTGAACCTCCCTCCCGGGCAGCATGGTGCGTCCGCGCAA GCAAGTCACTTGCGCCTTACTACATCACGGCTGCGGTCTCGGACATCGCCGAGCCGGGCTCCTGGAGGAGCGAGCCGCGGGGCAGGAGGCGGACAAGCCGGCCGCGGGAAGCCAAGGTCTCACAGTGCTTCTAAGTATGGACCGCAGAGAGGCCCGACAGTCGTTGACGAGCGGCGCATCGTTAACCTGAAGATCATCGACCCCTTGGAGTTtaagccgccgccgaagaacAAGAAACTCGCCGACACCGACTGGGCCAAGTACGGGCGtccggcgcctcgcatcGCCCGCGAGCAGAGGGAGCAGTTGAAGCCGCAGGTGACAGCGGACGAGGACTTGGATGCCTTCGATTGGGCCCTCGACAAAATTTACCGCGTTGTTGTGGGTGGACATCCAGACGACGAAAAACAGGAACAGAAAGAGGGCGATGAGGCGTCGCCTGAAAACGCACAACCGGGCGACCTGGCGCCGCAGATATCTGTCAcagcggcttcgcctgccgGTTCAAACTCCGGGgattcgcctccgctccccAAGAGCCCCAAagcgctgcaggagcagaAACTGCTCGCCTCAGCCGGAGAAACCGCCTTCGGAAAGTTCGGCCGACCTGCtgtgccgcggcggacgcccagagctgccgcagagcccgcGTTCCCCACGCGTCAGGCGACGCTGAAATTGGTGTCGTCGAAGCCTCTGGACCTCTCTAAGGTTCACAACCGACACAAGCAGGCTCCTGTGCCCAGACTGAGCCCCGAAGAGTTGAAGGAGCTTGAGCTCGACGGTCTCGACGATGACGGTTCGCCTCCATCTGCGACTCCGCTACTGAAGAAGGCCGGGCCTCAAACGAAAGGAGGCCTGCGCCCGTCGCCAATAGCGCCCCCTGGGGTGTGTTTGCCGTCTCCTCGAGCCGAGAGGGCCATGATCCATGACCTGAAACAGGGAATAaaacgaggagaggaggcttTTCTTGTCGTTGGGCGCGCTGCGGATCCGAGAGTTCTTGATAAGGCcaagagagaagggagacacATCGATGAAG TGACTGCCGTTGTCCGTATCCAGTCGATGTGGAGGAAACGCCGGGAGAAGTCACAAAAGCAAGCATCAGATGCCGCTGGGGCagtgcagaagaagcaggtTAAATACAGCGACGAGAAAAATCTCAAACAGACCCGGGAGGAGGTGAAAGCGAAGGTGTGCTCCACCGTAAAgagcgcagaagaaaaagtgGAAGAACAGAAAGACAAGGACGACTATGTGCGTGTGCCGATACAGGTTCTTCACCAACTGCGTGAGGAGATTAGCAgcgcggaagcgagcgcTTGCCCGCAGCTCTATGAGATACCTGGCTATCCTGGTGTTAAGGGCAACTTCGAGGGTCTCTGGCACATCTGGATGGCTCAACGTCAACGTGACCTTCAACATGAGGCAACGATGATAGACAGTGTCCTTGAAAAAAGTGATACGAGTTACACACTTCCGCGTGCGGCTCTCCCACAACTGGACATTTCGGGTTCTTCAGTGgcttgcgccgccgcgccagctcTGTGGGAGCCTCTGCCCACAGAAGACCTGATGACGCATCGCTACGAAGCGTGTCCTGGCGCCCCGCCTGGCGTAGGCGTAGAGGATCCAATGGCGCACATGCATGGGCCTTCAGCATACAGAGTTACGCTGATGAAAAATGATGCAGCCgcaagaggcgcagcggcatgCTATCCCGGCGCCAGTGGATATGGAAATCCACAGCTTGCATACGACGTTGTGCGCATTCCTGACACAGAATGTTTTGATGAGATCAACGAGCAACGACGGAATAGCCTGctggagagcggcagcggaaTGACAGCCTACCCAGTTCTTGCCGTCCCGTTGAGCGAGGTGAGCAAGGATAAACTAGGAAAGACGGGAGTTACTCAAGACAACACGTTCGTACTCTTCCCGtacggcgaggacgcgacgcAGTGTGGATTCCAAAAACGTGCGTTCTATGCCGATGAAATGCATAGGTCTTTCGATACTTTCTGGGACCAAATGAAGGCAAACGACGTGTTCTGTAATAGGTCGTAG
- a CDS encoding uncharacterized protein (encoded by transcript BESB_072480), translating to MKLLLGAGVAAVVGTAQAVNVRPSMGVLSTSGTACLLDESKAGSDPIPPQCGCSFSRLADMKEKCAALSSTSTSREAEECSSIPCEICCVMRSASVPVAGEDRTHLDCKKKCPKSEEILSAVRVRVQAMDLTDVFYPPNEEPLSPVPGLPTTQQFDVPSPPPFTAAGPSSETTYPLLTLPSEEDFAAAEPTSPQQLDSISRANNAVIQQTAEA from the exons ATGAAACTCCTCCTTGGGGCTGGTGTCGCCGCGGTGGTTGGGACGGCGCAAGCGGTAAACGTCCGGCCAAGCATGGGGGTTCTCTCGACCAGTG GGACGGCGTGCCTGCTGGATGAGTCCAAGGCTGGTAGCGATCCAATCCCTCCGCAGTGCGGCTGTTCCTTCAGTCGCTTGG CTGATATGAAAGAGAAGTGCGCAGCGCTATCTTCTACTTCCACTTCACGAGAAGCAGAA GAATGCTCGAGCATACCCTGCGAGATCTGCTGCGTCATGCGAAGTGCCTCCGTCC CGGTAGCAGGAGAGGACCGTACTCATTTA GATTGCAAGAAGAAGTGCCCCAAATCGGAAGAAATTTTGTCAG CCGTACGCGTTAGGGTGCAGGCGATGGACCTCACTGACGTCTTTTATCCTCCGAACGAAGAGCCTTTGTCGCCCGTGCCGGGGCTGCCAACGACGCAGCAGTTCGAtgtgccgtcgccgccccccttcACGGCGGCGGGCCCTTCATCTGAAACAACTTATCCACTGCTCACTCTGCCATCCGAAGAAGATTTTGCTGCCGCAGAGCCAACATCGCCCCAGCAGCTAGATTCAATATCTAGAGCAAACAATGCCGTCATACAgcagacagcagaggcgTGA